The stretch of DNA TTCTATTTATCTCATTTGTAAAAATAGGTTTGTTATGTAAACACATTAGACACCTGTAGGGTCGAATAGTTCTAAAAACCTCACAACTGATTTGTTGCAAACAATATAAGAGgtgtataattcatatttaccAGAAGCAAAGCACAGGTATTTAGCTAGTCTAACAAAAATTTGGAGGCACTATCCCGCAGAGAGATAAGGTCTAGTGAGGCTATAGCCATACTATATTGAACTAGGCTTTTCATGCCCTTCAAGCCAAGCTTAAGTTTTAGGAAGTCTGTTTAAAAGTCCAAGTTCATCCCAAATATAAAATGACATAACTCAACTgaacaaaataagttaacaAAAGATGtatttcataatatacttCACAGgtagaaaaatcattttttgagaaaatgtataaaaaaaataggcaTCCCATTCTccatattatatttatggacTTCAAGGAGCTGTAGTTTAAAGAAGCCTGCTTGGATGCTATAGCGctttcaaatttaataaaatatctgATACATAGTAAACTTTATTACCCTTAAGAAGCTTCCATGCTGTTCTTTGTGAAAGATGACGAACTGCTATCCGTTCCAATATTCTTCTTGTTGTTACAACAGAAGTCTGAAATGTAAAACAAGGGCATAGTCAGTGACTTTCCACACCCAGCTTGCGCAAACTAGTGGTGACCTTTTAGGCCTAAGCTTTTAGAATGTAAAACAAGAGCGTACTCAGTGTCTTTCTACTGGTTATTAATGGGTTTAGCTTAGTTGGGACTTGTAGGTGCAGGCCATCCACCTGTTTAGCTTAGATTCTGTGGCACAGGCCTTAAACAGGGTGGAACCTGAATGAAACTTATTTCATATATACAGAGGAAATTAATGTGGTTAAAACTACTAGTCCAGCTAAACAGCTACGATTGAGAATGACTGAAAAATACAACAATCATCAGTTCAGCATGGattatggataaaaatatgattttgatGAAAGATCAAAGCAAGACAACGACGGTGGACAATTAAGGTCAACAAATGGGAGCAACTAATATCTTGGGTATGATGTACAGACACTATCCGATAATCACGCTTACCAAGCATGTGTCTGCTTAACTTGGACAAAAGAATATTTgtgaaacaaaataattttaagatCGAACATAAAGTCAGTTCAGTAAACAGGTACCTCACGGATGATTTGCTTCACTGAATTGTGGAAGGGAGTAACCAGATCAACAGGCCTATTCTCTGATTCATCTTGAAGCAGCTCATCTTCATCGTCACCATCATTGTGTGGTTGAGGTTCcaaaagtggcaaatagtACAATAAAAAGGACCTCAGGGTTGTCAAGCTAAAATTCTTcaaagcaaaggctgaaaaaagTGGCTTCAGCTCCAGAGGGTATTCCTTTATTGGGTATCGGAGGGAGTCttgtattttgttattaaGATCATTAATAAGATCAGGAGCATCATTCAATCCAGCAGTTGCACCAGCATCACAATAGGCTACAGTAAATCCTGGGAAACTgaagaataaagaaaaattaatgtGTATTAGATCAATAGATTCAAAAGtaaaaagcaaagaaaaaatataaacatgtcTAGTAAGAATCGGAAAATGTCTCTAGTCACATGTATTGCAGtgcagaaatatttttattatcattcaTTTGTTAGCCTGGGTGCATGGTTTATTAGTGAGTAATgcttaaaaatatcttaattcaCATTTGCGTAAATATGTCTAAAATATGGAGTACTTTTGTTCAATCTGATGCAATGGAACTTGCCAAGCAAGTACATAGCTCCAATCGTgacatcacaattcacaagaaaatggcttttttttgttttagataatgtATTCCATTCACATCCTACAACAACCATGGCCATACTAGGATCTGAAGGATTCCTTGTTATAAATAATTCAACCAGATAAGAGATCTTTCATCCTGGCACACCCTTATATAGTTTGGACCTACCAGTATTTCAGGAGCAAGATCCATGGCATTGCATTCATTACCACTGATAAGATCTCGACAAGAGCTTATTTCCCTCAATTTGGAGAAGTTATGCAGCATAAAACATGTCCAAAAACAATCTCAAACTCTGAACACAAAGCTATAACAAATGCAGCAGGTATTTTTATCCGAATTGACAAAGCAGTGCTATGAGCAATGGTTTTGTCACTCCACGCATCATGCACCTCCAATACATCACTACAAACCACGAGAATTCCAAGATTTTACTTGcatatgtaaatatacaaCAAATATTTCCACGGAAGCAAACTTCGAAGACGCTGAATGGCCTCACGAGTTGCATCTGCCAGGAAAAACTCAAAAACTAGCAGCCTATCAAATGCCGCAAGCAAGAGCGACGCTAGAACGCATGAACTACCACAGGAGCACCAGCAACAGAGTATCTACCTTGTGCAATCTGCGTCAAGAAAACACATCTTTGACCTAAACCCACAAGTGACACAAAGACAAAAAAACGCTCTACAAGCTAGGACCCGATTCCTGGTCTCGCTGAGCTCCACTCCAGCAGCAGATCGAGGTCCGAAACAAGCAACACTGGTCGCTTCCCTCCATCCTTCCCAGAACCAAACCCCCCACCTATTGACTACACCGAGAACCCAGCGGGGAGCACCGACTAAAAACCCTAGCTAGCACGCAGCGCGCCGAGCCCGAGCACCTCGACGGCGGCCATGGGCCAAGCCACTAGTAACCAGCCCATCCGCACGGGCAATAGAGCCACTAGGATATAGAAGGCGCAGGGGTAGGGGTTGGGGTTGGGGGTAGACGAACCCGAAGAGGTGGCGCGCGGAGAGCGGCACGCCGGAggcggagagcgcggcggcggcggcggtggaggcgaccgcggcggcggagatcgcgGAGTGGGCGTGGACCCCGGAGGAGTAGCGGGGCCGCGCGCGGGACGCGAGGTCGAGCAGGAGCGCGATGCCGACCGCCATCGTGGGGGGCGCGGggatctctctctttctctctctctctctctccctctctctccgtgGACACGGGCGACGAGGAGAACGACGACGAagccgccggcgcggtggtggcgtGGAGGCGAGGTGGAGTGGAAGAGGCGAGGCGGGCCGAGGTGGGCTTTCTTGTGGAGGGCTTGGGCCGTGGTGGACATGTAGGCCTGTTCTTCAGCCCGGCCCAGCCCGAAAAGACTGAGCCTGGCCCAGCCTGACCATGCACTGGGTCTGGATGTTGAAGCCCAAACCTGAAAAaggctgatttttttaaaaaaaaaaccagggTCGAACCAGGCCTAGGCTCTGTTTTTCTAGAAATGTCGGGATTAGGCCTTGGTTTTTTTTGGCCGAGCTTTTTCTAGGCTAAGCTCGAAGCCCAGGCCGACCCGAGTTTTGGATAGGCCTGCAGACATGTGTTCGGCGAGTTAGACCATGATCTACATACTACCTCCGCCGCTCCgttgtattttaaattatttagtaaataataaggttaataataaaataatatggtgTCTCTTGATAAATGAGTAATGGATGAATGGTAGGACTAGGTGAGAATAAAATAAGAAGACTTTTGAATAAAAGTGATTGATGAGACAAGTATTACTATAAATACggtaaaaaaacattgtattatttataagatttaaatcccAGAAATGATTACATTTTGGAAAGGGTTTAAGGACCATAACAATTGGATGAATACACgatattaaaaattcattcATTCTAGTGCACAATATTAAACTTTTAGAAAAGCTATCACAAATTATTATAGAGCTTGCAGGATAAATGATcacaaattacaaattaaaagtttgactCAAACAAGAAAACCAATTAGAATTATGTGTAGTCCTTGTATCCCTCGTAAAACAATATCTTTGAAATCAATGGTCAATCCTCAGTCGATTGAAATTTTCTCCCATCACTGCTAGCGACTGATGTCAAACTAAAACATAAGATAACACTGAAGAATAGTTGAGTTGTAGGTTACTAATATGTTTATATCTCGTCACTATTATTAACATTTGAAGTGACCATGACTCCTCTTGATACAACGGTTGCTCACATCCTAGCTCAATTGGAAGATATCAAGATCAAGCCATCCAAGTTCTAAAATCCAATTCGGTCACCTGCTCTAGTGCTATCTTAAACGGTTAACAAACATTCATACAAACTCCGTTTTGGATCCATGAGTACTTAATGGAAAGCCCTTGAAGTCCTTGTTTCAATGGATCTAGCTTCATGTCCAAATTCCACATCAGTCGGTTGCGATCATAGAAACAAGGTGATGTGTCACCTATAATAAGCCTATGAGACTATAACTTCATCTGTACCCTGACTCAAGTAGTGTCCAAGTGGGGTACACCCCAACCTAGTGGAGCACAACCCTAGAGATCCCTTGGACATTCTCCCACCTCCTTAAATAGATAGGTACCCCTTCAGGgatttttaggttttgtttagattaaagttctagcaatattttatttattttatcttgttcttgcttgtttatttaatttgcttACAGAAATAAGGTTGATCTACAATGACAAGATTAACAACCCATGAAGAGGTGTATCAATTGCTAAAGAGCAACACAACAATGTCTCGACAGTTGTAGTTGGGTCGTTAATGTTTCtcccaaattgtatttatcatCAACTCAAGAAAGATTAGGCCAATCAGAGCCAATAGATTTATAGCTTCCATCACTACTCTctctaaacaaacaaatacttaTGTAGATATGTGCATATGTACACATTAAGGTAATTGATCGTATTTTGAGCTTGTTATagagatatataaaaatatagtggcTTGTAAGGTTTCCGTGGTGTTTGTGATAGCTGAGATCAAAGGATTGAatgattatatgatttttgtgatagctatgTAAAGACATAGACCACTGAATTAACTGCTACAAcgaaatacaccgtttaggaGTTAGAAAATGTGATCGTGAAAATCCTAATCACACATGAGAAACCAAAGGGACCCATGTACCTAGGTAGTCTCTAACCATATAAGTGGGCcataaaatgatatttttctcaagttaaaataaataagtcaTGATATTTTAATGAAATCTAAATTAAAGGGGCCATGGTATTTTTAATGACATCTAATGGTTATGATgacaatatttaattaatcaatggTGAGATCTTTCTGATCAACATGGGAACTGTTAGCAAGTGCCCAATTAGTATAAGTATAGAACAAATAGATGGATAGATTGATCGATGCTAGAAAttctaagaaaataaaataaactatccaTATGTTGATCACTTTAACTTGTAAAGccattattttagtttattcgAATTGTCTAAAAAAACGTATACaacttatattatattgaTCTAGGgctcctttgaatcaaaagatttgtgcttcccaaaaaagaaagaatcaaATGATTTGTTTAGGAGTTTTGTAGTATGAAAATCCTATaggatttttgtttatataacCTTTTGAACAAAGGATTTGAGTCCTCCAAATCCTATGAAAGTACTAAGGAATGGCACAACTGTTAGAACATTTGTGATATGTGATATAAATTATTggtaaaatagattattgtTCAGACTAAGTGGATCGAGTTAGGATGAACTTGtttctttcttcatttttgaTGTGCAGATAAATGTAGGAGGTGAACATTGTGAACGATGAGGGACCAAGATAGAATGCAAATTTTAAGGTCAGAGTCGGTCAAGAGATGTCATTAGATGATAATACTTTAGTTTGGTTCATGGTATTTGGGCATCATAAAAGTGGACCGGCTAATGGGCCGGTGGATTGATTTATAATTGATTAGAGTTTTATGGACTAATTGGGCTATGTTGGGCTAagtaatactctctccatatttttttatatgacgccgttgacttttacgTTCACGTTTAACCTTTcgccttattcaaaaaaatataattattaattattttgatataatataatttattattatagaaactttaagtatgatttataattttgcatatttagatacaaattttgaatacgatgaacggtcaaatatagatttaaaagtcaacggtgtcatataaacaTCTATGGAGTATATCTTTTTAGGCTCTTTCCATGTTCTATTGTATAAAATGTAGAGATATGAGGATATATATTGGCCAAACAATAGTATGAAAAAGCCGTTATCTTTAGTATTGAGAGAACGAGAGTTGAGAGAGATATGGTGCTTTGTAACGACTTTTGGATTATTTTGATCAATAAAGTTGAGCAAATTCATCTCAacccaaaattttcaatttggTTCTCGCGCATGGTGACTTTGGCAAATATTTTCCTGATCTTCTATTGCTCCCGTATTTCGATATAACCGTCGGGTTtgaatgcatatattttagtcTCGTAGTTCTAAgaagtttttt from Oryza brachyantha chromosome 12, ObraRS2, whole genome shotgun sequence encodes:
- the LOC102708114 gene encoding uncharacterized protein LOC102708114 isoform X1; the encoded protein is MAVGIALLLDLASRARPRYSSGVHAHSAISAAAVASTAAAAALSASGVPLSARHLFGFPGFTVAYCDAGATAGLNDAPDLINDLNNKIQDSLRYPIKEYPLELKPLFSAFALKNFSLTTLRSFLLYYLPLLEPQPHNDGDDEDELLQDESENRPVDLVTPFHNSVKQIIRETSVVTTRRILERIAVRHLSQRTAWKLLKDASKSSKRKSVRGMSCPEFSYCVARTTFRAHALGVAAAWVVQSIVEIYRCFIRKPSNEQELLDEMDKVKMFGKKIYGITVKCGFSLVFASIGAGVGVLVHPVHGQWLGCTLGDFAGPIVAILVFEKFQLPL
- the LOC102708114 gene encoding uncharacterized protein LOC102708114 isoform X2 produces the protein MCFLDADCTSFPGFTVAYCDAGATAGLNDAPDLINDLNNKIQDSLRYPIKEYPLELKPLFSAFALKNFSLTTLRSFLLYYLPLLEPQPHNDGDDEDELLQDESENRPVDLVTPFHNSVKQIIRETSVVTTRRILERIAVRHLSQRTAWKLLKDASKSSKRKSVRGMSCPEFSYCVARTTFRAHALGVAAAWVVQSIVEIYRCFIRKPSNEQELLDEMDKVKMFGKKIYGITVKCGFSLVFASIGAGVGVLVHPVHGQWLGCTLGDFAGPIVAILVFEKFQLPL